One window of Mobula birostris isolate sMobBir1 chromosome 16, sMobBir1.hap1, whole genome shotgun sequence genomic DNA carries:
- the LOC140211299 gene encoding hyaluronidase-like has protein sequence MGSRLRDRVSGRPGTGPLLAGGERMENDQKRNAARWLRRELGRWLACCRGRITPSPEGGESSSGYRRGAEWRQNTPGNGSSERNPTKQAIPPIMKDQPFLIFWNIPTEKCSTHRGVDLHLGDYGIVTNENEVFMGENITIFYVAQLGKYPYYLGDEPVNGGCPQNASLREHSRAMRADVHRYLSRNYRGLAVIDWEEWRPLYWRNWGSKIIYRNKSQDIVRARHPESSSQQVEKQAQVEFDKAARLFLSSTLKLGQQLRPAALWGFYLFPDCYNYHYGPEYAEYDGRCPAVEIERNNDLGWLWAQSNALFPSVYVEERLKSSKRVRLYARYRVTEAMRVALLSGSKYTRPVFVYARSHYTETLKPLSQVDLIHTVGEIAALGASGIVLWGSLDFSRTTENCQSVKDNLKSILGPYILNVTMAARLCSHTLCRKHGRCYRKWPEDDAFLHLSHKSFHMVTRERIYVKGRLRRSDQRWIRAHFHCQCYKGWSGLRCSHFEVSSAAPCTEQSIFTMAFLPLLIQFLC, from the exons ATGGGTTCCCGACTCAGGGACCGAGTGTCCGGGAGGCCAGGAACGGGGCCACTGCTAGCCGGAGGGGAGAGAATGGAAAATGATCAGAAAAGGAATGCCGCGAGATGGCTGCGTCGAGAGCTGGGACGGTGGCTCGCTTGCTGTCGGGGCAGGATAACCCCCTCTCCCGAGGGTGGTGAGTCTAGTTCAGGATATCGCCGAGGGGCCGAGTGGCGTCAGAACACGCCTGGTAACGGCTCCAGCGAGCG CAACCCCACCAAACAAGCCATACCCCCTATAATGAAAGACCAGCCCTTCCTCATCTTCTGGAACATTCCGACTGAGAAATGCAGCACTCACCGAGGGGTTGACCTCCACCTGGGTGACTATGGGATCGTGACCAATGAAAATGAAGTCTTTATGGGAGAGAACATCACCATATTTTACGTTGCACAGTTGGGCAAGTACCCATACTACCTGGGTGACGAACCAGTGAATGGGGGCTGCCCCCAGAACGCCAGCCTGAGGGAGCACAGCAGAGCGATGAGGGCTGACGTACACAGGTACTTATCCAGGAACTACAGGGGCCTGGCTGTTATTGACTGGGAAGAGTGGCGGCCCCTTTACTGGAGGAACTGGGGTTCCAAAATCATCTACAGGAACAAGTCACAGGACATTGTCCGAGCCCGGCATCCAGAAAGCTCTTCCCAGCAGGTCGAGAAGCAAGCCCAGGTGGAGTTTGACAAGGCCGCAAGGCTCTTCCTCAGCAGCACCCTGAAACTGGGCCAGCAGCTGAGACCGGCGGCACTCTGGGGCTTCTACCTCTTCCCCGACTGTTACAACTACCACTACGGGCCTGAGTATGCCGAGTACGATGGCCGCTGTCCCGCAGTCGAGATCGAACGCAACAACGACCTGGGCTGGTTGTGGGCACAGAGTAACGCTCTTTTCCCGTCCGTCTACGTGGAGGAACGGTTAAAGTCTTCCAAACGAGTCAGGCTCTATGCCAGATACCGAGTGACAGAGGCCATGCGAGTAGCACTGCTGTCGGGCTCCAAGTACACACGGCCTGTCTTTGTGTATGCCCGCTCGCACTACACTGAAACCCTCAAACCTTTGTCACAG GTTGATCTGATCCACACCGTTGGGGAGATTGCAGCCTTGGGGGCGAGTGGAATAGTTCTCTGGGGGTCTCTCGACTTCTCCAGGACCACA GAAAACTGCCAGAGTGTGAAGGATAATCTGAAAAGCATCCTGGGCCCCTACATTTTGAATGTGACAATGGCCGCCCGTTTGTGCAGTCACACACTGTGCAGGAAACACGGGAGATGTTACCGCAAGTGGCCCGAGGATGATGCCTTCTTACACCTGAGTCACAAGTCCTTCCACATGGTGACCCGAGAAAGAATCTACGTTAAAGGCCGTCTCAGGCGCTCGGACCAGAGGTGGATTCGAGCCCACTTCCACTGTCAGTGCTACAAGGGCTGGAGTGGTTTACGATGCAGCCACTTTGAGGTCAGCTCAGCGGCGCCTTGTACGGAACAGTCCATCTTCACCAtggctttcctcccactgctGATCCAGTTCCTCTGCTGA